GCCAAGGCATCCCGGGTGGAGCTGTCGATCTCATAAATCTTCCCCCCCGGCTGCACGCGCGCGTACGACACCGACCCGACCGGAGCGGGTTTGCCGATTTCGAGCGAAACGGTCTGTCCCTTGGACGCGCCGAGCGTAATCTGCGCGGTGGGGGCGTCGAGTCCGTAGGCATGAACGTCACCCCCCGTGCCGAGCGTTTGCGTCGGCACGACACCCGTGATGGTGTCGAGCAGGCCGCTCACCGCGAAGGACGCCGCCGGGACCTTGATCGGACGGGTCAGCTCCCAGTGGGTGGCGTCTCGGCGGGAGAGCTCGACCTGGCCCTTGGAAGAGACCAGGGCGATCGTGGTGATATCCTTGCTCGCCAGCTGCACGAGGTGCTTCGCCTCTTCCGCCCGCTGCGCTTGCGGTCGGTCGACGAGGAAGATGTATCCGATGACGATGGCGAGCGCAACGGCAAGGCCAACCGTGATCCGGGGGCTCACAGGCTTCTCCTTCTAAAGTAGACCGTGCCGCCAAGCAGCAGGAGGGCAAGCGGAAGCGCAACCACGCTGCCCAAAAACAGGTAGCGCCCTTGGGTCCCCGCGATGATGAACGCGTCAAAGGGGGAGGTGCGCGGGGCGATGCTCACGAGGTCGCCGGACTGCGTCAACCACGCCACGGCGCTCGTAAAGAGGTCACGGTTCCCCACCAGTCCGATGTAGGTGTTTCGGATGAACGCGCTGTTGCCGAAAATCACCGCCGATCCCTTGGGGGCCGCCGCTGCGGGCGGCTGGGGTCCGGACGCGGTCGCGTCCGGTTTCTTGGCGGGGGTCGGGGGGGCGCTGGGCGCGGGGGCCACCTCAACCGCCAGCGTGGCCGGGCCCTTGACGTCGGTCCCCGGTTCGAACCGGAGGTTGTCGGTGTTCAGATTGACTTTGACGTAACTCGCGTCCGAGCTCTTCACGACCGGCGTCACCGTCAGTCCCAGCGTTTTGGCCTGCGGGGCCAGCGGGGTGCTCAGCGGAAACGCGGTGGCGACGGTAAAGTTCTGCGTGATGTCGTTGAACGGATACTGGGTGACGATCGGAACCCGCGGGTCCCCGCCCAGGAGCCGGGAGACGGGGTCGATGACGACGCCGCCGGGGGCGGCAACATGAAAGGTGGTTTCGAGCCATGTCCGGATCCCCGAGGGCGTCTGGGGATCGATCAAGATCAGTAGCTTCCCCCCGTTCGCGAAGTACCGGTCGAGGGCGTCCCGCTCCTGAGGGAGAAAGTCTCGGGTGGGCGAAGGGACCACCACCGCGTTCGCATCGTCCGGCACCTGGCCGGTCTGAACGAGCAGCAGGGGCTTGACGTCAAACCCCTTACCCGTCAGCGCCTGCTTCACCGTCCCCATCCCGTTCCGGGTAAAGTCATCGAGCGGGGCTTCGCCCTCGCCCTGGAGCGCATAGACGACCTTTTTTGACGTCTGCAGAAGATGCAGCAGCCCGTTCGTCAGCTGTTCCTCGGTGTCCGAATCGACGGTGTAGGAGGCCTTCCCGCGGGTGAGGACGATCTGCCCGTAGGAGGTGATCTTGTACTTCTGGGCGTCCGCGGGATTGCGATCGGGGTCCACGATCCGGTATTGGAAGTTCTTCGAGTAGTATTGATAGATGGTGAGGAACTGCCGGTAACTCGACGCCGTGTCCGCGTTGGGGAAGGCCACCGCGTCCACCGGACCGGGCAGGGATCGGAGCACCTTGATCGTTTGGGGCGAGAGCGAGTGCTCGCGGGTTGCGGTCAAGTCCCAGCGCGTGTGGTGTTCGCTTCCCAGGTAGTTCAAGGCGGCGAGAAGGGCCGCGATGAGCACCGCGGAGACCAGTGCGTTGGCCGTCAACAGGGTGTTGCGCCGCTGCATCGCCCTACCTCCACTTCCGGGACTCGAGCGCGAGGATCCCCAGGAACAAGAAGAATCCTCCCAGGCTGAGGAAGAAGACGATATCCGTCGTGTCGATGACCCCTGTCGCCATGTTCTGGAAGTGTGAGGAGACCGACAACGCGGAGAGGACCTGCTGCACCCCCGTGCTGGAGTTCTGCTGAGCGAAGCCCAGGACGTAGAACATCAACAGTAGCCCGAATCCGATCGCGGCGGACACGATCTGGTTTTCGTTGAGGGTCGAGGCAAACAATCCGATGGCGAGCATCGCCCCTCCCAGCAGCACCAGCCCGAGATACGTCGCCGCGAGCAATCCCCAATCCAACCGCCCGATCAACGCGAGACCGAGAGGCATGTACGTGCTGATCGCCAAGAGGACGCCGAAGAGGAGGAGGACCGCAAGGTACTTCCCCAACACGATCGCCGTGGTCGTGACCGGGGAGGTCGCCAGCAACTCCATGGTGCGGGCCCGATCCTCCTCGGAGACCAGCCGCATGGTGAGCACGGGCACGAGCAGCATCAAGATGAACACCGTATCGCCGTAGAGCGGGCTGAAGATGATCCGTGTCGGGTTGAAATCCGGCGGCGGCGTTCCCTGCAGCTGCAGGACTTGCAACGTGTAGACCCCGACCAACGAGAAGTACAGCCACCCCATGATGACAAAGAACATCGCGAGCGCCACGTAGGCGATCGGTGAGCTGAACAGCTGCCGGAGCTCCTTGCGGGCAATGATCAACGTCCCCCTCATGTGCGGTGATCCTCCGGCGCCTCCTCGTGCGTCACCAACTTCAAGAACACGTCCTCCATGCTCATCGCCAACGGACGGAGCTCCAACAGGCCCACCCCCGCCTCAACGATCATCCGGGCGATCGTCTCGCGCAGGTCTTTGCCCAGGGCCGCTTCGACGATAACCTCCCCTTTCGCGGCGCCGTGGGTGACGTGCACCACTCCCGGGAGCGCCGCGAGGCGCCCGCTCAGTCCGCCGTCGGGGCGGGCGACCCGCACCAGGGTCTTCTCCGATCGTCGAAGCCGCGCGGCCAACTGCTCGTAGGTGTCGACGGCCACGATGCTGCCCTGGTTAATGATGATCACCCGATCGCACACCGCGGTCGCTTCGGGGAGGATGTGGGTGCTGAGAATGATGGTGTGGTTCCCGCGCAGGCCTTTGATGACGTTTCGAATCTCAACGATCTGGCGCGGATCCATCGCCGACGTCGGCTCGTCGAGGATCAGCACGTCGGGGTCGTGCACGATCGCGTGGGCCAGTCCTACCCGCTGGCGGTACCCTCGGGAGAGGTTGCGGAGCAGCCGATCGGCGACCTCGGCGACCGCGCAGAGCGAGATCGCCCGGTCCACGGCCGCGTCGACCCGGCGCCGCTCCACCCCCTTCAGCCTGGCCACGAACCGCAGGTACTCACGGGTGGTCAGGTCGTCGTAGAGAGGCACGGTCTCGGGCAGGTACCCCAAATGCCGCTTGGCCTCGAGGGGTTTTTGCACCACGTCAAATCCCGCCACGGTCGCCCGCCCCGCGGTGGGGGCGAGGAACCCGGTGAGAATCCGCATCGTCGTGGTCTTCCCCGCTCCGTTCGGTCCCAGGAATCCAAGGATCTCGCCTGGCTTCGCCTGGAACGACACGTCTCGAATCGCCCAGCGCTCGCCGTAGTTGCGGGACAATGAGTCGGCCTGGATCACGATCCTGACTCCCTTTCGCGCGGCCTGAAATGCCCCGGCCAAACCGCGATCGGATCGCAGGAATGCCAGGGAGGAGGCCGCAAGCGAACAGCCTCTATCCTAATCTGGAGTGCCGGATGTTTGCAAGGGGGGAGAGGAGCTGCGTTCCGACCTGCGAATGCTTCTCCATGCGCATGCCGATGCAATTCGGAAGCATCCTGGTCGTGGCCCTCCTCGTGGTCGACCTCGCGACGGCCGCGACGCCGGTGGCGGCGGCCCGCCACACCCCTCCCCGTCTTGCGTTGTGGATGGAGCCCGGGGCCAATCTTCGAATCCTCACGACCGTCGACGGTGTGGAGCGTACCCTCGATCGCGCGCGTGCCGCTGGGGTCGATGTGGTCATCCCCGAGGCCAAGAACGCCTGGGGATACGTCACCTATCCCAGCGCGTTCGCGCCCACCATCGATACGTCGCCAATCCCCCATTCGGCCCCCCCGGCCTACCCGCCGCCGACGGAGTGGTATCCGCACGGCTACGATATGTTGGGTACGATCGTTCGAGAAGCTCACGCGCGCGGGATGCGCGTCGACGCCGCGGTGAACACCTTTGGCGAAGGCTACTCACCGCTCGGCGTGGGGCCTGCCTTTGCGCACCCGGAGTGGCAGGCCACCGCGTACCTCGGCACGCGATCGATTCTGGCGCCCGATGGAACATCCTACGTACTCGCCGGAGTAGATGTTCCCCGGGAGGCGAACGCGCTCGTGCTCTACACCCCCGCCTCCGGCCCCTCCGCCCCTTCCTCCCGCTGGGGAGTCGAGGTGGCGGTAGAGGGGGGACACGTCACCGATGCGCGAGACCGCGCGGCGGGCGCCGCCGATCCCGGCCCCACCCCCATCCCACGCCACGGGTACGTGCTCTCCGCGCACGGCGACGCGGCACGCTGGCTGGCGCGCGCCCTTCCCGTGGGGGCCGCGGTCACCCTGGGCCCGGCGGAGGTCCGGATGGTGCCGTCCGCGGCGCACAGTATTTTCGCGTTCGCCAACCCGGCCGATCCGCGGGTCTACGGGTACGAGCTCGCGGTGATCTATGAACTGGTGACCCGGTACGACCTGGACGGCATCATCCTGGACCGAACAAGGTACCAGGACATCACCGAGGACTTCTCCCCCCTCAGCCGGGCGCGCTTCGAGGCGTTCGTGGGGCACCCCGTGGCACACTGGCCGCAAGACATCTACGCGTATGAGGCGAGCGGGTACTGGGTCAAGCGCGTGCCCGGCCGGCTGTACCGGCAATGGCTGGGGTACCGTGCGCACTCGATCCTGACGTTTACACGCGCCGTGACCGGGATGGTCCACTCGCTGAAACCGCAGATGGCGGTCGGGATGTATGTCGGCGCCTGGTATCCCGTGTACTACGAAGAAGGGGTCAACTGGGCCAGTCCGGAGGTGCACCCCCCCTACCCCTGGATCGGCCCGGAGTGGGTGCGGTCCGGCCTGGCACCCCTCCTCGACTACCTCATGATCGGCCTCTATTACCGCCCGATCACCGTGTGGGACGCACGCGCGCAGCACGCCAACCCCGAAACCAGCATCGAGGGAGGGGCGTGGCTCGCAACCTCGCTGGTCCAGGGAGCCACCCCCGTTGTCGGTTCACTCCTGGTCTCCCTGTACGACGGGGCACCCAATCGGCTGGCGCGGGCGGTGCGGACGTCGCAAGTCTGGACCCGGGGGACGATGCTCTTCGACCTCGTCTATCTGAACGAGGACGATCTGTGGCCGGGTGTTCCCAGCGCGGACGCGCCATAATCGGAAGGGGCCCCTCGGCGTGCGAGAGGCCCCTCCGCGTCCACGTGCGTTTCCGATCGATCGTTTCTTACGCGCTTCCTAAGGATCTGCGAGCAGAGAAAGCGCTGGTCTGCCCTCCAGCCGTACCGTCGACGTCCAGCTGAGCCGCAGCGTGGGCGACGGCCGGTGTAGGCGAACGCGCTACCCGGTCACCACCTCGCTTTGCGAATACTGGCGGCAGATCGGACGGTACAGCGAGGAGCGTCTACTATGATCCATCCGCATCACCTCCTTTTGTAACTAACCACAATCATGACGCCCACGCCCCTCTGCGTCAAGGGTTGTTTCGCCGAGCGGGAACGTGGGCATCTAATCTGCCCCGATGCTTATCGCTTCTTCGAGTGCGCCCGCAACCATACGGCGATGCCGTCGCGGGTGGAGGTCCCCCGGGCAACGTTCGTGATGAACTCGACCGACTCGTGGGCCGGGGTCAAGCTAAGCCGGTAGCCGGCTCCCTCAATAAAGAGCCTGGCGGCCTCGAGCGCCGTGCGCTTGTTGCCATCGTGGAAGACCTGGTCTCGGGTCAGCCGGTCCAGATAGAACGCCGCCATGTCCCACACCGACGGTTGGGGGCGCAGGGCGATCCGGGTCTGGACGAAGTTTACGAGCGAGTCCAGGCTCGGGGGATAAACCACGTTTTGCTCCCCCGCGAGGTACAGTCCTCCCGTGGCATGGATCATGCGCTGGTTAACCGTCTTTAGCTGTTCAACCGTAAGGTATTTCATCGTTTCGCCAACGCCTCCCAGACCGTTCGGTAGTCTCGAAGGCTGCGCTCTAAGCTACCGGTGAACACTCGTTCGCTCAGGGACTCAGGGGCGGGCAACGGCCTTGATCGGCGGGCTCCTGTGGACCGCGATCGTACCACTTTGATTCGGGTCCTCGGCGACGGGCGATTTCTGACAATCCGCCGCCGTCTGGCGCCGGATTTGTCCCGGGAGGCCGAAGATTTGGGCCGACGCGGCGAACTAGGCCGCCGCACGCGCGATTTTGTGGATGCACCTGGCATGTATGAACTCCCTCGAATTAATCTAGCATGGCTGTATAGTAGGTGCAATCCCCTATGGGGCTACCAGGCCTCTGAGGCCTCTAGACAGCGCACCAGCAGATGACTGAAAGCGAGGAATGGCAATATATGGAGCCAGGATGAGTACTGATGGAAAATCGTGGGATATATCTGATATTCAGCCGAATTTGGTCAAAAATCAAACAGCGCCAAAGAACGAAAGCCTGGTTAACACCGAGGACACCGGAGAGGCGCTTCCGGTGTCCTCAATCGCCACGAATGGGATGAACGGGTTGAATGTAGGGTGGAGTTAACCGACGACTCGGACGTTTTGGGCCTGCGGCCCCTTTTGCCCCTGGGTAATCTCAAACTCGACGATCTGGCCCTCCTCCAGGTTGCGGAAGCCCTCCCCGGCGATCCCGGTGTAGTGAACGAACACGTCCTTTCCTTCCTCTGGCGTAATAAATCCATAACCTTTCTCTCGATTAAACCATTTCACAGTACCCTTTGGCATACGCTCGTTCTTCCTCCCCCGGGGGCCGGTTGCCCTGATTCCGATCCCTTTATACCACGGCACCTCCGCGAATCCTGCCTGCAAAGCCTCCCCCGAGGGACCCCCCCGCTTCCCCGAAGCGCTCCAGCGTGTACCCCCGGAGGTCCTCGGGGAGCGTCTCGCCAACGACCACCGCGGCCATCGCCTCCCCGATCAACGGACAGAGGGTCACACCGCTGTGAGTTGCGGCCACGAACAAGTTGTCAACACCAGGCACCGCTCCCAGTATGGGCAACCCATCGTCCGGAACCGCCCGGATCCCGGCGAAGGCGCGGATGACCCGCGCCGTCCCGAGCGGTGGAAGCAGCCGGACGCCCGCACGCGCGACCTGCCTGATCTGGTCCAAGGCGGCCTCCCGGCTCATGCCCACCTCTTCCTGGGTGTAACCGAAGAGGACCTCTCCGGTGACCAGTTGCCGGGCGCCGTGTATGGTGTGACGAAGTAGCGGGGGCAGGGCTTCGCTTACCAGAACGTGACCCCGCACCTGGTGGATGGGGATCGCGACACCGATCTCCCGACCAATCTGCGGGGCCCACGGCCCCACCGCC
The bacterium DNA segment above includes these coding regions:
- a CDS encoding GldG family protein, producing MQRRNTLLTANALVSAVLIAALLAALNYLGSEHHTRWDLTATREHSLSPQTIKVLRSLPGPVDAVAFPNADTASSYRQFLTIYQYYSKNFQYRIVDPDRNPADAQKYKITSYGQIVLTRGKASYTVDSDTEEQLTNGLLHLLQTSKKVVYALQGEGEAPLDDFTRNGMGTVKQALTGKGFDVKPLLLVQTGQVPDDANAVVVPSPTRDFLPQERDALDRYFANGGKLLILIDPQTPSGIRTWLETTFHVAAPGGVVIDPVSRLLGGDPRVPIVTQYPFNDITQNFTVATAFPLSTPLAPQAKTLGLTVTPVVKSSDASYVKVNLNTDNLRFEPGTDVKGPATLAVEVAPAPSAPPTPAKKPDATASGPQPPAAAAPKGSAVIFGNSAFIRNTYIGLVGNRDLFTSAVAWLTQSGDLVSIAPRTSPFDAFIIAGTQGRYLFLGSVVALPLALLLLGGTVYFRRRSL
- a CDS encoding ABC transporter permease subunit, with protein sequence MRGTLIIARKELRQLFSSPIAYVALAMFFVIMGWLYFSLVGVYTLQVLQLQGTPPPDFNPTRIIFSPLYGDTVFILMLLVPVLTMRLVSEEDRARTMELLATSPVTTTAIVLGKYLAVLLLFGVLLAISTYMPLGLALIGRLDWGLLAATYLGLVLLGGAMLAIGLFASTLNENQIVSAAIGFGLLLMFYVLGFAQQNSSTGVQQVLSALSVSSHFQNMATGVIDTTDIVFFLSLGGFFLFLGILALESRKWR
- a CDS encoding alpha amylase family protein yields the protein MQFGSILVVALLVVDLATAATPVAAARHTPPRLALWMEPGANLRILTTVDGVERTLDRARAAGVDVVIPEAKNAWGYVTYPSAFAPTIDTSPIPHSAPPAYPPPTEWYPHGYDMLGTIVREAHARGMRVDAAVNTFGEGYSPLGVGPAFAHPEWQATAYLGTRSILAPDGTSYVLAGVDVPREANALVLYTPASGPSAPSSRWGVEVAVEGGHVTDARDRAAGAADPGPTPIPRHGYVLSAHGDAARWLARALPVGAAVTLGPAEVRMVPSAAHSIFAFANPADPRVYGYELAVIYELVTRYDLDGIILDRTRYQDITEDFSPLSRARFEAFVGHPVAHWPQDIYAYEASGYWVKRVPGRLYRQWLGYRAHSILTFTRAVTGMVHSLKPQMAVGMYVGAWYPVYYEEGVNWASPEVHPPYPWIGPEWVRSGLAPLLDYLMIGLYYRPITVWDARAQHANPETSIEGGAWLATSLVQGATPVVGSLLVSLYDGAPNRLARAVRTSQVWTRGTMLFDLVYLNEDDLWPGVPSADAP
- a CDS encoding cold-shock protein, coding for MPKGTVKWFNREKGYGFITPEEGKDVFVHYTGIAGEGFRNLEEGQIVEFEITQGQKGPQAQNVRVVG
- a CDS encoding ATP-binding cassette domain-containing protein, with the protein product MIQADSLSRNYGERWAIRDVSFQAKPGEILGFLGPNGAGKTTTMRILTGFLAPTAGRATVAGFDVVQKPLEAKRHLGYLPETVPLYDDLTTREYLRFVARLKGVERRRVDAAVDRAISLCAVAEVADRLLRNLSRGYRQRVGLAHAIVHDPDVLILDEPTSAMDPRQIVEIRNVIKGLRGNHTIILSTHILPEATAVCDRVIIINQGSIVAVDTYEQLAARLRRSEKTLVRVARPDGGLSGRLAALPGVVHVTHGAAKGEVIVEAALGKDLRETIARMIVEAGVGLLELRPLAMSMEDVFLKLVTHEEAPEDHRT
- a CDS encoding type II toxin-antitoxin system death-on-curing family toxin, producing MKYLTVEQLKTVNQRMIHATGGLYLAGEQNVVYPPSLDSLVNFVQTRIALRPQPSVWDMAAFYLDRLTRDQVFHDGNKRTALEAARLFIEGAGYRLSLTPAHESVEFITNVARGTSTRDGIAVWLRAHSKKR